Below is a genomic region from Demequina sp. NBRC 110054.
TCGATGCCGCTGGAATGCTTAGACGTTGCGGGTAACCTTGCCGGCCTTGAGGCACGAGGTGCACACGTTCAGGCGCTTGGGGGTACCGGCGACCACGGCACGGACGCGCTGGATGTTGGGGTTCCAGCGACGCTTCGTGCGGCGGTGCGAGTGCGAGATGGAGTGCCCGAACGAGGGGCCCTTGCCGCAGACGTCGCAGTTGGCAGCCACGATAGTTCTCCTACAGTTCTTGCACGCCGGCGACTTCCGACAGTGCCACGATTGAGAGCCCGAAGGTGCTCGGGCAACCGCACAAGGATAGCCGACGATTCCGCTACGCGCCAAACAAGGCTTCGGACCGGGCCGTTCCTGCCCTCCAGTGTCCCATGCTCGTGCCACGATAAGGAGCGTCGGGCGGGTCAAGTTCGCCTGGCGAGGGAGGAAGATGTGCGGGGCGACGAGCGACCGAAGGGAGTGCCGATGAGCGAGGCCACCGAGCTGCGCCGCTGGCTCACCTCGGGCGTCGACGCCGTGAAGCGGGCGCGCGAGAGCCTCGACGCGATCAACGTCTTCCCCGTCGCGGACTCCGACACCGGCACCAACATCTACCTCACGCTTCAGGAGGGCAACCGCGCCGTCGCGAAGCTCCCGGACGATGCGACGCATCGCGAGGTCGTCGCCGCCTTCGCGCGGGGTGCCCTGCTGGGCGCCCGTGGCAACTCGGGCGTGATCGTCTCGCAGTACCTCTCGGGCTTCCTCACCGCGATCGACGAGAGGGGCGGCCTGAACAAGGCCAAGCCCGCGGCGATCGCCGAGTCGCTCGAGATCGCGGCCGAGGCCGCGTACCGCGCGGTGAGCTCTCCCGTCGAGGGGACCATCCTGTCGGTCGCCCGCGCGGCGGCGAAGGGCGCGCGCGACGCGGCAAAGGTCAAGGCCGGGCGCGAGGCCGTGGCGGTCGCCGCGGTGGTCTCCGCGCGTGCCGCCCTCGCGCTCACGCAGGAGCAGCTGCCGAGCGCGCGCGACGCCGGAGTGGTGGACGCGGGAGCGGCGGGGCTCGTACTGCAGCTCGAGATGCTCGCCGAGACGCTCGCGGGACGCGACGCGCTCGCCGCCCTCGACGAGGTCGAGTGGGAGTTGCGCGACGGTCGCAGCGTGATCCACGGCCCCGGCCCACACACGCACGGCATCCCCGGCGGTGGCGCCTACGAGGTGATGTTCGTCGCCGAGCCGGAGGACGCGAGCGAGATCGCGCGGCTCCGCGGCGAGCTCGAGGCCGTCGGCGACTCAGTCACGGTCTCGTACGGCCACGGCCTCGCGCAGGCGCACGTCCACACGGACGCGCCCGAGGCCGCGGTCGACATCGCCCAGTCCGTCGATGCGCGCCAGATCGTCGTGCGCAGCCTGCTCATGAGCCACGTCGGCGACCGCTCCGCGACGGGCGTCGTCGCGCTGACCTCGTGCCCGGGCCTCGCCGAGCCGCTGTCCGACGCGGGTGCCGTCGTGCTCGTGGTCCCAGATCCGACTCGCATGAAGAAGCGCGAGCTGCGTCGCGCGGTCAAGGACGCGTCGGGCTCGTCTGCGGTCGTGGTCGCGGGCAACCCCGCGCTGCGGATCGCCGCCCGGGAGCTCGCCGCGCGCCGCCGCCACTGGCACATGACGGTCCTCGACGCGGGCCACGAGGCCCAGGTGATCGCCGCGGTCGCCGCGGCCGCGCTCGCGACTCCGGGAGAGGACCTCGCGGTCCTCATGTCCGATGCGGTGGCCAGGACCGAGGTCGAGTCGTCGTCGGTCGACGCGCTCGACGATGACGTCGACCGGATGATCGGCCCGGACACCGACGTCGTGACCCTCATCCTCGCGAGGGGCGTGCCCCCCGAGATCGCCGATCACGTCCGGATCTCCGTCGCCCAGGTGGCCCCGCTCGCCGACATCCAGATCTACGCGGGCGGCCACGGGGAGCCAGGGATCCTGATCGGCGTCGAGTCCTCGCCCGTCGCATGACACGGACGACGGACGACGTCCCGCCCGGCCCCGCCGCGCCAGGGCCCCACACCGGGGGCCGCCTGACCGAGCCGCTGAGCCGCGTGCTCGGCTCGCGCACCGCGCAGTCGATGAAGAAGCTCGGCCTCGAGACCGTCGGCGACCTGCTGCGCCACTACCCGCGGCGCTACGGCAGCCCTGGCGAGATGACCCCCATCCGCGACCTCCGCGTCGGCGAGCACGTGACCGTCATGGCGCAGGTGCGATCCGCGACAACGCGACCGATGCGCAACCGGGGCGGCGCGATGCTCGAGGCGGTCGTGACCGACGGCCAGGACTCGCTGCGGCTCACCTTCTTCGCCAAGCGCATGGGCGTGCTGCGCATGCACGAGGACAAGCTGCGCGCAGGACGCACCGGGCTGTTCACCGGCACCGTCGGCGAGTACCGCGGCGAGCGCCAGCTCACCCACCCCGACTACCTCATCGTGGGCGTCGACGCCGCGGACGCGGACGAGGCCGTCCTCGAGGCGTCCCGCCCCATCCCGATCTACCCTGCCGCGGCAGGGGTGCCGACGTGGCGCATCGGCCGCTCGGTCCGCACCGTGCTGGATCCGCTCGCGCCCGACGAGGTCGACGACCCGGTTCCCGCCGAACTGCTCGAGCGTCACGGGCACGTGCCGCTGCTCGAGGCGTGGCGGCGGATCCACGTGCCCGAGGACGATGCCGAGTGGCGCTCCGCACGGGCGCGGCTGATCTACGAGGAGGCGCTCGTCCTGCAGGCCGCGCTCGCGAGGCGCCGCGCCGCGCACGATGCGCACGCCACGCTGGCGCGCACGGGCAAGGCGGACGGCGCGCTCGACGCCTTCGGCGCGCAGCTGCCGTGGGCCCTCACCGGCGCCCAGGTGCGCGCGGGCGAGACCATCGCGGCGGACCTCGCCAAGGAGACGCCCATGCTGCGGCTCCTTCAGGGAGACGTGGGCTCGGGCAAGACCCTCGTCGCGCTGCGGGCGATGCTTCAGGTGGTCGACTCGGGTGGGCAGGCGGCGCTGCTCGCCCCGACCGAGGTGCTCGCGGCCCAGCACCTGCGCACGCTGCGGGCGATGCTCGGCGCGCTCGCGGACGCGGGGACCCTAGGCGGCGACCCGCGCGGCACGCGCGTCACGCTCCTCACCGGCTCCCAGGGCGCCGCCGCGAGGCGCAAGGCGCTCGCGGATGCGGCCTCGGGGGAGGCGGGCATCGTGGTCGGCACGCACGCGCTGCTGAGCGAGACCGTGCAGTTCGCCGACCTGGGCCTCGTCGTGGTCGACGAGCAGCACCGCTTCGGCGTCGAGCAGCGCGACGCGCTCCGCACCAGGGGAGAGCATCCGCCGCACATGCTCGTCATGACCGCCACGCCGATCCCGCGCACCGTCGCGATGACCGTGTTCGGCGACCTCGAGACCACCGTGCTGGACGAGAAGCCCGCGGGCCGCGCTGAGGTGCTCACGCATGTGGTCCCCGCGGACAACCGCGCGTGGCTCGACCGCGCGTGGGCGCGCGTTGCCGAGGAGGTCGCCCAGGGGCGTCGCGCCTACGTGGTCTGCCCCCGCATCGAGGAGGGCGAGACCACTCCCGACGACGATGCGCCCGAGGCGAGCGCGGACGACCTCGCCGACGACGGCCTGCTCGACGTCGGGGCCGGCGGCAAGGACAAGAGCGCCGAGCGTCCGCCTCTCGCCGCCGCCACGCAGGTCGTCGACATGCTGCGCGCGCGGCCCGAGCTCGCCGGTGTCGGCGTGGGCCTCCTGCATGGACGCATGGGATCCGACGACAAGGACGATGCGATGGCCGCCTTCGCGAGCGGGGCGACGCCGGTCCTCGTCTCCACCACGGTGGTCGAGGTGGGCGTCGACGTCCCCGAGGCCTCGGTGATGGTCGTGATGGACGCCCAACACTTCGGGATCTCGCAGCTCCACCAGCTGCGCGGACGCATCGGACGTGGCGGACTGCCCGGCGTATGCCTGCTCGTCACGCACGCCGAGGAGGGCACGGTCGCGGCCGAGCGCCTCGCCGCGGTCGCCGGTACGACGGACGGCTTCGAGCTCGCCGACAAGGACGTCGAGCTGCGCCGCGAGGGTGACGTCCTCGGCACGGCCCAGTCGGGCGGCCGCAACTCCCTGCGCCTCCTGCGCGTGGTGCGCGACGCCAAGGTCATCGCCGAGGCGAGGGACGATGCGAAGGGCCTCGTCGCCGAGGACCCCGCCCTGGCGAGTCATCCCGCGCTCGCGGCCGCGATCGACGAGTGGCTCGGCGAGGAGCGCGAGCAGTTCCTCGAGCGCGGCTAGGCCTGCGCTCGGCTAGGACGTCCAGGGCCCGGCGTGCTGGCCTAGGACGTGCAGGCGAGGTCGAGCCCCGAGGGCTCTCCCTCGCCCTTGACCTTGAAGGTGAAGCGCTTGCCCGAGTCGATCGCCTTGGCGCCGTCCTCGCTCTCGACGGTCGCGATGCCGTCCGCCTGATCGACGAGCGTCGCGTGATCCGCCTCCGACGCGATGGCCTCGCCGAGGTCGACCCGCACCTGCCACGTCTCCACGCCTCCGGCGCGCGCGTGGATCTCGATCTCGAGGTCGAACTCGCCGTTCTTCGCCTTGAGGTTCTTGACGGACGCGGTGCACGCGCCGTCGCTGCCGGGCGTACCGTCGGAGCCGACCTGAGCCGCGCTCGCCTCGTCGTCGTCTGCGGTCGCGGTGTCCGAGGGCGCAGGCGAGTCCTCGGAGGCGGACTCGTCCGGCGCGCTGGAGGTCTCGACCGAGGCGGAGGGCGAGGCCGAGTCGCTGGCCGCCACCTCGACGGAGGAGTCGGACGCACCCAGCAGGGCGCCCACGCCCAGGATCAGGCCGGCCGCCACGAGCGCGGCCACGGCGATTGCGGCGCCGACCAGGAGCGGGGAGCGACCGCGCGGCCCGTCGTCGCCCAACGACGCCGCCGGTCGGGACGCGTCGTGCAGGGGAGGGACCGATGGGGGCGGGACGCTGGCGGCCGCATCGCCACCGCCCGCGACCTCGGGGTTCAACGCCGTGGGGAGCGGTGCGGTGAGGGGCATCTCCTGCGTGGTCGGGAGCGCCTCCGTAGGGTCGTCTTGGGGTCCGTGATCGCGCCGATCGTCGTCCATGCCGTGTCCTTCCTGCCCAGCGCATCTGCGCCGAGTCATCCCGGGGGACAGCGCGCGAGCACCCGGGCTTGTTCCCGAGGCACGGCGCGGCAGGGCACGGCGCGGAGAGGTGTGGCGAGGCGGTGGCGCGCGAGGCCCAGCCGGTAGCGTGAGGCCATGACCCGCATCATCGCCGGAGAGTTCGGAGGCCGGAGGATCGCCGTCCCGCCGAAGGGGACGAGGCCCACCACCGACAGGGTCCGCGAGGCCGTCTTCTCGCGTCTCGACCATGCCGACGTGCTGCGCGATGCGCGCGTGATCGACGTGTTCGCGGGCTCGGGCGCGCTCGCGTTCGAGGCGCTCAGCAGGGGAGCGGCCGAGGCGGTGCTCGTCGAGGCCGCGAGCCAGGCGGCGCGCGTCGCCCAGGGCAATGCGCGCGAGCTCGGCGTGGCTGGTCGCGCGATCGTCGTGCGCGAGAAGGCGCGGCCGTACCTCGAGAGGTCCGAGGCGGTGTGGGACCTCGCGTTCCTCGATCCGCCCTACGACATCGCGCGCGAAGATCTCGCCACGGTGCTCGCCGCCCTCGCGCCGCGGCTGAGCGACGACGCGACCGTCGTCCTCGAATGGTCCTCCAGGGCCGGCGACGCCCCGTGGCCCGACGCGATCGGGGCCGTCGCCTCGAAGGCCTATGGCGAGACCACGGTGCACTACGGGGAGGTCGTCGCCCCAGGTAGCGTGGACGCATGACCATCGCGGTGTTCCCTGGCAGCTTCGACCCGATCACGCTCGGCCACGTCGACGTGGCCGTCCGCGCGCGGACCCTCTTCGATCGAGTGGTCATCGCCGTGGCTCACAACTCGAGCAAGTCGCCCCTGCTCGACGCCGAGACCCGCGTGCGCCTCGCCGCGGAGGCGACCTCCCACCTCGACGGCATCGAGGTCGCGACGACGGATGGGCTGCTCGTCGACTTCTGTGAGTCCATCGGCGCGACCACGATCGTCAAGGGTCTGCGCGGAGGGGCCGACTACGACGTCGAGCGCCCCATGGCGCTGATGAACCGGTCCATCACCGGGATCGAGACCATCTTCCTGACGGGCGACAACGCCCTCAGCCACATCGCATCGTCCCTAGTACGCGACGTGGCGCGGCACGGAGGCGACATCACCTCCTACGTCCCCCCGGGCGTCTCGACCGCGGTGCTCGACGCGCTTGAGCACCGCTCTTGAGCCGTTCCCGACGCGGGCGCGCGGGCACGATCTGACGTACCGTGGAGCCCGAGGGCACGACTTCGTGGGGCTGGCTTGAGAGCCGGGGGCACTTCGCGTAGAATCGTGCGCTGGCCCGTCGTCTGACGTGGCCGAGGTCCATGAGGACTGGAACTGTTCGGGAGGCGCGCGTGTCGCACACCAAGCGCCACCAGGGCTCTCCGTACGAGATTCCCGCGAGGGATATCGTCGGCCGCCCGGGGACGCAGCGCGTCCTGTCGGAGCAGTTCCCAGCCCCCGCGGTCCTCGGTACCGACATGATCGGCGTGGCCGCCGGCACCGAGGTGAGTCTCGATCTGAGCCTTGACTCGGTGCAGGACGGAATCTGGATCTCCGGAACCGTCACCGCGCAGGCGGTCGGCGAGTGCGGCAGGTGCCTGGACGAGGTGCGACTGACTGTCGTGGCCCCGATCCAGGGTCTGTTCGAGCTCCCCGGCGCGGAGCGCGAGGACGAGGAGGAGGAGCCGGAGGACGTCTACGAGTTCGACGGGGAGACCCTCGACCTCACCGAAGTCGTGCGGGACGCGGTGGCCGACCAGCTGCCGTTCACCCCGCTGTGCGACCCGGACTGCCCGGGGCTGTGCGACCAATGCGGCGCACGGCTCGCGGACGACCCGGGTCACACGCATGAGAAGATCGATCCCAGGTGGTCGGCGCTGGAAGCCTTGAAGGCCGACGCGCCGTCCGAGAAGAAAGAGAGTTAGCCGTGGCTGTTCCCAAGCGCAAGATGTCGCGCAGCAACACGCGTGCACGCCGGGCCCAGTGGAAGACCACTGCTGCCAACACCGTGACGTGCCCCTCGTGCAAGGGCCAGAAGCTGGCCCACGTCGCGTGCCCGTCGTGCGGCGCCTACAACGGTCGCCAGTACGCCGAGGCGCTGCGCACCGAGCACGAGGCGTAAGGCGCGCGTTACCACGCGCAGCGAGGTGACGAGGTGAGCATCCCGGGCCAGGAAGCGGCAGACGCCCTGGTCCGGCGGATCGGTGTGTCGATCGACCCCGATCTGCTGGTGCTCGCCCTCACCCATCGCTCGTTCGCCTACGAGGCGGGCGGTCTGCCGACGAATGAGCGGCTCGAGTTCCTGGGGGACTCGGTGCTCGGCATCGTCGTGACCGACCACCTCTATCACGCGCACCCGGACCTCCCCGAGGGCGAGCTCGCCAAGATGCGAGCCGCATGCGTGTCCCAGAAGTCGCTGGCCGCGATCGCGCGCCAGATCGAGCTGGGACCCTGCGTGCTGCTCGGCAAGGGCGAGACCTCGACGGGCGGGCACAACAAGGACTCGATCCTGTGCGACGCCTTCGAGGCGATCCTCGGCGCGGTCTACCTCACGCACGGCATCGAGACGTCGCGCGACGTCGTGCTGCGGCTGGTCGGACCGTCGCTGGCCGCCGCCGCGCAGTCCGGCGCCGCGCTCGACTGGAAGACGTCGCTGCAGGAGCGGTGCGCCGAGCTCGGCCTGCCCGGTCCCGTGTACGACGTGACGGGCGAGGGTCCGGACCACGCCCGCGTGTTCACCGCGCGCGCCGTCGTCGACGGCCAGGTGCGCGGCGAGGGCACCGGCACCGCGAAGAAGCACGCCGAGCAGGAGGCCGCCGCGGCCGCCTACGCGTCGCTTGAGACGGCGGACAGCGAGCCCGACGGCGTCGTTGCCTGAGCTTCCCGAGGTCGAGACGGTCCGTTCAGGGCTCGACTCCCTCATCACCGGCGCCACGATCCTCGGCGTCGACATCCGCCGCGACAGCTGCGTCCGGCTCCTTCCCGGCGGAGCGGCCGAGTTCTCCGCCGAGGTCGTCGGCACGCGGATCGACGCGATCGTCCGCCGCGGCAAGTTCATGTGGATGGTCCTCGTCGAACCCGGCGCGGACCACCACGTAGCCGAGGACGCTCGCCGGGCCGATCCGGCCATCTCCAGGGACGATGCGCCGGGATCCAGGGACGATGCGCCCGGCCTCTCCCTCAGCGCCCACCTGGGAATGTCGGGCCAGTTCCGCGTCCACGAGGCCGTGGGCGAGGCGGCCCCCGACCCGCACCCGCACTGCCGGGCCCGCCTCACGCTCGCGCACCCGACGCGAGGGCCGCTGACCCTCGACTTCCTCGATCAGCGCACGTTCGGCTACCTCCACGCGGAGCCACTCGTCCCCACGCACGACGAGCTTCCCGCCGGGCAGGGCTCCGACCTCGCGTGGCTGCCGCAGTCCGTCGCCCATATCGGCCGCGACGTCCTCGATCCGCATCTCGCGCCCCTCGCGGCATCCCGCGCCCTCCGCAAGGGCGCGCGCGGGATCAAGCAGGTGCTGCTCGACCAGACCGTCGTGAGCGGCATCGGCAACATCTACGCGGACGAGGCGCTCTGGCTTGCGCGCGTCCACCCTCAGCGCCCCGCGCATGCCGTGTCCGCCGCGCAGGCCCGAGCCCTGCTCGCGGCCACGCGAGAGGTCATGAGCGCCGCGCTCGCCCAGGGCGGCACGAGCTTCGACGCGCTGTACGTCAACGTCAACGGGGAGTCCGGCTACTTCGACCGCTCGCTCGAGGCCTACGGCCGCGGGGGAGAGCCCTGTGGGCGCTGCGCAAGACCCCTGCGCAGGGCCATGATCGGTGGCAGAGCGACGCATTGGTGCGCGACATGTCAGCGACGCTGGGCGCCCAAAGCCGGTGACGCATCTTCCAGGCAGTACCATTAATTTCATGTCTGACATCACAGTCCTGGTCCTCGACGACCACGAGGTCGTGCGTCGCGGCATCTGCGACATCCTCGATCGCGCCGAGGGAGTCACCGTCGTGGCCGAGGCCTCTTCGGTCGCACAGGCGACGCGTCGCGCCGACGCCGTGCGTCCGCAGGTGATCCTGTCCGACCTGCGCCTGCCCGACGGCACGGGCCTCGACGTGATCAACCACGTGCGCGAGAAGCTCCAGGACACGCGCGTCGTGGTGCTGACCTCGTATGACGACGACGACGCTAAGGCCGCGGCCCGCTCCGCCGGCGCCGACGTCTTCCTCGCGAAGACCGCGAGCAGCGCGGAGGTGCTACAGGCCGTCAAGGACGCCGCGACCGGCCGCGAGCACGGTCAGCACATCGACGTGCACGAGGACGACATGCTGTCGCGCCTCACGCCGATGGAGCGTCGCGTGCTGACCCTCGTGGGTCAGGGCCTCGCGAACCGTGAGATCGCCACGGAGCTCGGCATCGCCGAGAAGACCGTGAAGAACCACGTCACGAGCGTGCTCGCCAAGATGGGTCTTCAGCGCCGCACGCAGGTCGTCGCGTGGGCGACCGCGCGACGCGCGCAGTCCTTCCGAGGCTAGGAGTCTCCGCGTTCGGGGGCCTGCCCGCGCTCAGCGACCACGCCGCCGCGCACAGGCCGGCAGCCCGCGTGGGCTACGCCTCGACGTTCCATTCCGCGGCGGTGCCGGGGCGCGTCGCGCCGGGCCGCACGGGTGAGAGCGTGAACGTGCCCTGACGGCGGATCGCGCGGTTGGCGAGGTTGGACGTTCCCGAGTGGCGCTTGGTCGCCCCTGCAGGCCCGATCCCGTCGTCCGTGATCGAGATGACGAAGCGCCCCGTCGGCGCCACGATCGACACCGTGACCGCGGTCGCCTCAGCGTGACGCGACACGTTGGACAGCAGCTCGCGCACGACCGCCACCGCATCGTCCGAGAGCGACGGGTCCGCGGCGGTCGCGGTCGCGACATCCTCCCAGTCGACGGAGATGGTGGGAGTGAAGCCCATCGAGTCCTGCGCGAGCACGAACTCGCGGCGCAGGCGCTCCGACAGCGGCTCCGAGGTCCGCTCGCCCGCGAGCGTGCCCATCACGGAGCGGACCTCGCGCTGCGCGCGCTTGACGTGGTCGAGCGTCGACAGCAGCCGTGGTCGGAACTCCGCGGGGACGTTCGAGGCGATCGTCTCGAGCTGGATCGCCGTCGCGAACAGCTCCTGCGACACGAAGTCGTGCAGGTCGTCGGCGATGCGCTCGCGCTCCTCGAGCATGTGGGACACGTTCTTCACGTGCGCGAGCTCGGCGAAGGACAGCGCCATCGCGGCCTGGCTCGCGAAGCGCTGCGCGGTGGACAGATCGTTCTGATCGAACGCGGCCATGCCGGGCTCGCGCCACAGCATGAGCAGTCCCGACGTCTTGCCCTCGGAGTGCAGCGGCGCGTACAGCGTCGGACCGAACGCGCGCACCGCGGGCAGCACCGTCCCGCCCGGGGGCTCCGCCGCGACGACGCCCTCTCCCGAGCGGATGATCGTGAGCGCGTGCCCGTCCTCGGGAAGCACCTGGCCGAGCAGCTCGTCGGCGCGGTTGCCGAGGGTGAACTCCATGACCCATTCCTCGCCCACGCCGGGGAGGACGAGCGAGGCGGAGGTCGCGCCCGCGAGCTCCGCCGCCGCCTGGACGATGCGCTCGAAGGCCTCCTCGTCGCCCGGGTCCGCGAGGAGCTGGGTCGTGATGTCCTGGGACGCGGTGAGCCACTTCTCGCGCGCGATCGCTGCCTCGTAGAGCTGCGCGTTGTCGATCGCGGACGCGGCCGCGGAGGCGAGGGCGAGGACGATCTGCTGGTCGCGCGCGGTGAAGCCACCCTGCTTGCTCGCGAGGTAGAGGTAGCCGAACAGCTCGTCGCGGACCACAAGCGCCGCGCCCAGGAACGAGCCCATCGGCGGGTGACCGTCGGGCAGGCCCCGGAACGCGGGGTGCTTCGTGAGCTCGTCGATCACGAGGCAGCCCTCGAACGGGATCTGCGCGAGCGTGCCGACCGCGTTGGGCGCGCGACCGATGTGGGCCATCACGCCCTCGGGCATGCCGTGATAGCGGAACTCCACCGAGACGCCGTCGCCGTCCAGGATGTTGATCGCGGCCATCGGGGCGCCGGTGTGGACCGTCGCGGCGTCCAGGAACTTGTCCAGGACGTCCTTGAGGTCGAGCCGGTTCATCCCGACGATGGCATCGGTCAGTGCGTCGGACACAGCCTGATTCTCCTCACTCACGCAGGTCCACCCGCCTTTCCGCGTACTCGAGCGGGGACTCGTGATGCGTGACGAGGACCACGATACGGCCCTGCGCCGTCAAAGCCTGGACGACGGACCGGAGCGCGTCCTGCCCGGCCGCGTCGAGGTGCTCGGCGGGCTCGTCGATGAGGAGGACGGGGG
It encodes:
- the rpmB gene encoding 50S ribosomal protein L28, yielding MAANCDVCGKGPSFGHSISHSHRRTKRRWNPNIQRVRAVVAGTPKRLNVCTSCLKAGKVTRNV
- a CDS encoding DAK2 domain-containing protein; this translates as MSEATELRRWLTSGVDAVKRARESLDAINVFPVADSDTGTNIYLTLQEGNRAVAKLPDDATHREVVAAFARGALLGARGNSGVIVSQYLSGFLTAIDERGGLNKAKPAAIAESLEIAAEAAYRAVSSPVEGTILSVARAAAKGARDAAKVKAGREAVAVAAVVSARAALALTQEQLPSARDAGVVDAGAAGLVLQLEMLAETLAGRDALAALDEVEWELRDGRSVIHGPGPHTHGIPGGGAYEVMFVAEPEDASEIARLRGELEAVGDSVTVSYGHGLAQAHVHTDAPEAAVDIAQSVDARQIVVRSLLMSHVGDRSATGVVALTSCPGLAEPLSDAGAVVLVVPDPTRMKKRELRRAVKDASGSSAVVVAGNPALRIAARELAARRRHWHMTVLDAGHEAQVIAAVAAAALATPGEDLAVLMSDAVARTEVESSSVDALDDDVDRMIGPDTDVVTLILARGVPPEIADHVRISVAQVAPLADIQIYAGGHGEPGILIGVESSPVA
- a CDS encoding ATP-dependent DNA helicase RecG; translated protein: MTRTTDDVPPGPAAPGPHTGGRLTEPLSRVLGSRTAQSMKKLGLETVGDLLRHYPRRYGSPGEMTPIRDLRVGEHVTVMAQVRSATTRPMRNRGGAMLEAVVTDGQDSLRLTFFAKRMGVLRMHEDKLRAGRTGLFTGTVGEYRGERQLTHPDYLIVGVDAADADEAVLEASRPIPIYPAAAGVPTWRIGRSVRTVLDPLAPDEVDDPVPAELLERHGHVPLLEAWRRIHVPEDDAEWRSARARLIYEEALVLQAALARRRAAHDAHATLARTGKADGALDAFGAQLPWALTGAQVRAGETIAADLAKETPMLRLLQGDVGSGKTLVALRAMLQVVDSGGQAALLAPTEVLAAQHLRTLRAMLGALADAGTLGGDPRGTRVTLLTGSQGAAARRKALADAASGEAGIVVGTHALLSETVQFADLGLVVVDEQHRFGVEQRDALRTRGEHPPHMLVMTATPIPRTVAMTVFGDLETTVLDEKPAGRAEVLTHVVPADNRAWLDRAWARVAEEVAQGRRAYVVCPRIEEGETTPDDDAPEASADDLADDGLLDVGAGGKDKSAERPPLAAATQVVDMLRARPELAGVGVGLLHGRMGSDDKDDAMAAFASGATPVLVSTTVVEVGVDVPEASVMVVMDAQHFGISQLHQLRGRIGRGGLPGVCLLVTHAEEGTVAAERLAAVAGTTDGFELADKDVELRREGDVLGTAQSGGRNSLRLLRVVRDAKVIAEARDDAKGLVAEDPALASHPALAAAIDEWLGEEREQFLERG
- the rsmD gene encoding 16S rRNA (guanine(966)-N(2))-methyltransferase RsmD, whose protein sequence is MTRIIAGEFGGRRIAVPPKGTRPTTDRVREAVFSRLDHADVLRDARVIDVFAGSGALAFEALSRGAAEAVLVEAASQAARVAQGNARELGVAGRAIVVREKARPYLERSEAVWDLAFLDPPYDIAREDLATVLAALAPRLSDDATVVLEWSSRAGDAPWPDAIGAVASKAYGETTVHYGEVVAPGSVDA
- the coaD gene encoding pantetheine-phosphate adenylyltransferase: MTIAVFPGSFDPITLGHVDVAVRARTLFDRVVIAVAHNSSKSPLLDAETRVRLAAEATSHLDGIEVATTDGLLVDFCESIGATTIVKGLRGGADYDVERPMALMNRSITGIETIFLTGDNALSHIASSLVRDVARHGGDITSYVPPGVSTAVLDALEHRS
- a CDS encoding DUF177 domain-containing protein; translated protein: MSHTKRHQGSPYEIPARDIVGRPGTQRVLSEQFPAPAVLGTDMIGVAAGTEVSLDLSLDSVQDGIWISGTVTAQAVGECGRCLDEVRLTVVAPIQGLFELPGAEREDEEEEPEDVYEFDGETLDLTEVVRDAVADQLPFTPLCDPDCPGLCDQCGARLADDPGHTHEKIDPRWSALEALKADAPSEKKES
- the rpmF gene encoding 50S ribosomal protein L32; this encodes MAVPKRKMSRSNTRARRAQWKTTAANTVTCPSCKGQKLAHVACPSCGAYNGRQYAEALRTEHEA
- the rnc gene encoding ribonuclease III codes for the protein MSIPGQEAADALVRRIGVSIDPDLLVLALTHRSFAYEAGGLPTNERLEFLGDSVLGIVVTDHLYHAHPDLPEGELAKMRAACVSQKSLAAIARQIELGPCVLLGKGETSTGGHNKDSILCDAFEAILGAVYLTHGIETSRDVVLRLVGPSLAAAAQSGAALDWKTSLQERCAELGLPGPVYDVTGEGPDHARVFTARAVVDGQVRGEGTGTAKKHAEQEAAAAAYASLETADSEPDGVVA
- the mutM gene encoding bifunctional DNA-formamidopyrimidine glycosylase/DNA-(apurinic or apyrimidinic site) lyase; protein product: MPELPEVETVRSGLDSLITGATILGVDIRRDSCVRLLPGGAAEFSAEVVGTRIDAIVRRGKFMWMVLVEPGADHHVAEDARRADPAISRDDAPGSRDDAPGLSLSAHLGMSGQFRVHEAVGEAAPDPHPHCRARLTLAHPTRGPLTLDFLDQRTFGYLHAEPLVPTHDELPAGQGSDLAWLPQSVAHIGRDVLDPHLAPLAASRALRKGARGIKQVLLDQTVVSGIGNIYADEALWLARVHPQRPAHAVSAAQARALLAATREVMSAALAQGGTSFDALYVNVNGESGYFDRSLEAYGRGGEPCGRCARPLRRAMIGGRATHWCATCQRRWAPKAGDASSRQYH
- a CDS encoding response regulator transcription factor translates to MSDITVLVLDDHEVVRRGICDILDRAEGVTVVAEASSVAQATRRADAVRPQVILSDLRLPDGTGLDVINHVREKLQDTRVVVLTSYDDDDAKAAARSAGADVFLAKTASSAEVLQAVKDAATGREHGQHIDVHEDDMLSRLTPMERRVLTLVGQGLANREIATELGIAEKTVKNHVTSVLAKMGLQRRTQVVAWATARRAQSFRG
- a CDS encoding GAF domain-containing sensor histidine kinase, whose product is MSDALTDAIVGMNRLDLKDVLDKFLDAATVHTGAPMAAINILDGDGVSVEFRYHGMPEGVMAHIGRAPNAVGTLAQIPFEGCLVIDELTKHPAFRGLPDGHPPMGSFLGAALVVRDELFGYLYLASKQGGFTARDQQIVLALASAAASAIDNAQLYEAAIAREKWLTASQDITTQLLADPGDEEAFERIVQAAAELAGATSASLVLPGVGEEWVMEFTLGNRADELLGQVLPEDGHALTIIRSGEGVVAAEPPGGTVLPAVRAFGPTLYAPLHSEGKTSGLLMLWREPGMAAFDQNDLSTAQRFASQAAMALSFAELAHVKNVSHMLEERERIADDLHDFVSQELFATAIQLETIASNVPAEFRPRLLSTLDHVKRAQREVRSVMGTLAGERTSEPLSERLRREFVLAQDSMGFTPTISVDWEDVATATAADPSLSDDAVAVVRELLSNVSRHAEATAVTVSIVAPTGRFVISITDDGIGPAGATKRHSGTSNLANRAIRRQGTFTLSPVRPGATRPGTAAEWNVEA